Proteins from a genomic interval of Phycisphaeraceae bacterium:
- a CDS encoding CTP synthase, whose protein sequence is MHQLSVGGPEKRWLDAVRPSESGGGATRAREGVADMLANLTNQSVNTEFFSPVPDGYKPGRTKYVAVFGTVMSGLGKGIFASSLAKLLKDKGLSVAPMKLEGYLNIDAGTLNPYRHGEVFVLDDGTECDMDLGTYERMLDQNLTRRNFTTSGQIFSCILERERHGAYLGRDVQWIPHVTGEVKRRLRELALKGDGNKPSDVVFVEVGGTVGDYENGFYIEALRELAFEEGENAVCFVALTYVIKPQTLGEQKSKAAQLGIKRLMEAGIQPHIIACRATEPIGEGVAQKIAMFSNVPMRRMFSMHDRSSIYTIPDEMRQEGLDREILSILDLHDRVNAKAEDRARDQWLGFVRRLAAPRSHSVSIGITGKYMGLRDAYASIDKAIEHCGAHLNCDVDLKWIETTDITDANSAARLDGLDGVIVPGGFGSRGVEGKISCVKHCRENGVPFLGICLGFQMAVIEFARGVLGFADANSTEFAPNCQYPVISELPDQKKIENLGGSMRLGGQDVDLRSATLASMLYDGKTRCRERFRHRYEVEPRFIEQLEAGGLVFSGRHPAHPIMQILELPPPGQPHGHPFFLAGQFHPELTSRPLKPQPMFMGLVAAAIRRRNAGDHGLDTAVLRWLRKGSGQPAQV, encoded by the coding sequence ATGCACCAGCTCAGTGTCGGCGGGCCTGAGAAACGATGGCTTGATGCGGTCAGACCATCGGAATCGGGCGGCGGCGCGACTCGTGCCCGCGAGGGCGTGGCCGACATGCTGGCCAACCTCACCAATCAATCGGTCAATACCGAGTTCTTTTCACCCGTCCCTGACGGCTACAAGCCCGGTCGGACAAAGTACGTTGCTGTCTTTGGCACGGTCATGTCCGGTCTTGGGAAGGGCATCTTCGCCTCAAGCCTTGCAAAGCTTCTGAAGGACAAGGGCCTCTCCGTTGCCCCGATGAAGCTCGAGGGCTACCTCAACATCGACGCAGGAACCCTCAACCCATACCGCCACGGCGAGGTCTTCGTGCTCGATGACGGCACCGAGTGCGACATGGACCTGGGCACCTACGAGCGGATGCTCGATCAGAACCTTACCCGCCGCAACTTCACGACCTCGGGTCAGATCTTCTCTTGCATCCTCGAGCGCGAGCGGCATGGCGCCTACCTGGGCCGCGATGTCCAGTGGATCCCCCATGTCACCGGCGAGGTCAAACGCCGCCTCCGCGAGCTCGCTCTCAAGGGCGACGGCAACAAGCCATCCGATGTCGTTTTCGTCGAGGTCGGCGGCACCGTCGGCGACTACGAGAACGGCTTCTACATCGAGGCGCTCCGCGAACTGGCCTTTGAGGAGGGCGAGAACGCCGTCTGCTTCGTCGCGCTCACCTATGTCATCAAGCCGCAGACGCTCGGCGAGCAGAAGAGCAAAGCCGCCCAGCTCGGCATCAAGCGCCTCATGGAGGCGGGCATTCAGCCGCACATCATCGCCTGCCGTGCCACCGAGCCGATCGGCGAGGGTGTCGCCCAGAAGATCGCGATGTTCAGCAATGTCCCGATGCGGCGTATGTTCTCCATGCACGACCGCAGCAGCATCTACACCATTCCCGACGAGATGCGGCAGGAGGGGCTCGACAGGGAGATCCTCTCCATTCTCGATCTCCACGACCGCGTCAATGCCAAGGCCGAGGACCGCGCCCGCGACCAGTGGCTCGGCTTTGTCCGCCGCCTCGCCGCTCCCCGTTCCCACAGCGTGTCCATCGGCATTACGGGCAAGTACATGGGCCTCCGCGACGCCTACGCCTCGATCGACAAGGCGATCGAGCACTGCGGGGCGCACCTCAACTGCGACGTCGACCTCAAGTGGATCGAGACCACAGACATCACCGATGCCAATAGTGCCGCCCGCCTCGATGGTCTTGATGGCGTCATCGTCCCCGGTGGCTTCGGCTCCCGCGGTGTCGAGGGGAAGATCTCCTGCGTGAAGCATTGTCGCGAGAACGGCGTCCCGTTCCTCGGTATCTGTCTCGGCTTTCAGATGGCAGTGATCGAGTTTGCCCGCGGCGTCCTCGGCTTTGCCGACGCCAACTCCACTGAGTTCGCCCCGAACTGTCAGTACCCTGTCATCAGCGAACTCCCAGACCAGAAGAAGATCGAGAACCTCGGCGGCTCCATGCGTCTCGGCGGACAAGATGTCGACCTCCGCTCCGCTACCCTCGCATCGATGCTGTACGACGGCAAGACACGCTGCCGCGAGCGATTCCGCCACCGCTACGAGGTCGAGCCCCGATTCATCGAGCAACTCGAGGCTGGCGGCCTCGTATTCTCCGGGCGCCATCCCGCTCACCCCATCATGCAGATCCTCGAACTCCCTCCCCCCGGCCAGCCCCACGGCCACCCTTTCTTCCTCGCCGGCCAGTTCCATCCCGAACTCACAAGCCGACCCCTCAAGCCCCAGCCCATGTTTATGGGCCTTGTCGCCGCCGCTATCCGCCGACGAAATGCCGGCGATCACGGCCTCGACACCGCTGTGTTGCGGTGGCTCCGCAAGGGGTCCGGCCAGCCCGCGCAGGTCTGA